One window of Cryptococcus neoformans var. grubii H99 chromosome 11, complete sequence genomic DNA carries:
- a CDS encoding blocked early in transport 1: MSHLTTLSQRNPQSSNVLFPPSGPSSGRVSPLSFRPGSSAGTSQFSESPYGGGMGSGYTRATHDIEGQNDERLEGLLGKVKILKDITTGIGNEVRDSNIQLGNMNDTFSSTTSFLSGTFRRMNKMAKRQGGNWCWLMMFLLLVLWIFIILWWLRR, encoded by the exons ATGAGCCA TCTAACAACGCTATCTCAACGGAACCCACAGTCATCCAATGTCCTTTTCCCTCCGTCGGGTCCATCATCCGGTCGCGTATCTCCTTTGTCATTCCGACCAGGATCCTCAGCAGGTACAAGTCAATTTTCAGAATCTCCATATGGAGGCGGTATGGGAAGCGGATATACGAGAGCAACTCATGACATCGAGGGACAGAATGATGAACGGTTAGAAGGGTTGTTAGGCAAGGTTAAGATCTTGAAAGAC ATCACAACAGGAATAGGAAACGAAGTACGGGATAGTAATATCCAATTAGGCAATATG AATGACACGTTTTCATCCACCACTTCCTTCCTTAGCGGGACATTTAGGCGGATGAACAAGATGGCCAAACGGCAAGGGGGGAACTGGTGTTGGCTAATGATGTTTTTATTACTCGTCCTGTGGATCTTTATTATTCTTTGGTGGTTGAGACGATGA
- a CDS encoding CORD and CS domain-containing protein, protein MAVLKCTNQTCGKEYEEDNNQDGSCAYHPGGPIFHEGLKSWSCCKETNKPVLEFDAFMALPACTKGKHTSAPRANPAAPQKDSQSGSHLVVTNVSSDGVETYGTAAPTAKLPAAESSKLSNTATSSPSVVPSALTAVTPSQHNTEQKEAKEVEQDDPSVPVPKGARCKRLACGATWEGEEVSRGDGEKAICRYHPQAAIFHEGSKGYLCCKRRVLEFDEFMKIPGCKEGRHLFVGSKKDETKEEVVNCRLDHYQTPTQVIVSAFAKGADKSRSTITFTPQTLTLSLSLPSNKRVLKTVTLYGPIDPDVSSYRILSTKVEITLVKPKPASWPVLELPPAGTELPPGYALTFGVSGRTGTIGGKEIVLAAEELAKRQ, encoded by the exons ATGGCGGTACTCAAATGCACGAATCAGACTTGTGGAAAGGAATACGAAGAAGATAACAACCAAGACGGCAGCTGCGCTTATCATCCAGGAGGACCA ATCTTTCACGAAGGACTCAAGTCATGGT CATGCTGCAAAGAGACCAACAAGCCTGTTCTCGAATTCGACGCTTTTATGGCGCTTCCAGCTTGCACAAAAGGCAAGCACACTTCAGCCCCTCGTGCCAACCCCGCTGCCCCGCAGAAAGATTCCCAGTCTGGATCACATCTAGTAGTCACCAACGTCTCGAGTGACGGTGTTGAAACATACGGCACTGCCGCGCCCACTGCCAAGCTCCCAGCCGCTGAATCTAGCAAACTTTCAAACACTgccacctcctctccttctgttGTTCCATCCGCGCTTACAGCTGTTACTCCTTCTCAACACAACACGGAGCAGAAAGAGGCTAAGGAAGTGGAGCAGGATGATCCTTCTGTTCCTGTACCCAAGGGTGCGAGATGCAAACGTCTTGCTTGTGGTGCTACttgggaaggggaggaggtcTCCAGGGGAGACGGGGAGAAAGCGATTTGTAGGTACCACCCCCAGGCT GCGATATTCCACGAAGGTTCAAAGGGCTACTTGTGCTGTAAGCGACGAGTGCTCGAGTTTGATGAATTCATGAAGATCCCGGGATGTAAAGAAGGGAGGCATTTGTTTGTGGGatcaaagaaggatgaa ACCAAGGAGGAAGTAGTTAACTGTAGACTGGATCATTATCAAACACCAACACAAGTGATCGTCTCCGCATTCGCCAAAGG CGCCGATAAGTCTCGTTCCACTATCACATTCACCCCCCAAACACTcaccctttccctctctctcccttcaaACAAACGAGTTCTCAAAACCGTCACTCTCTACGGACCCATTGACCCCGACGTATCTTCTTACCGTATCCTCAGCACTAAAGTTGAAATCACTCTCGTCAAGCCGAAACCCGCCAGCTGGCCTGTGCTCGAATTGCCGCCTGCGGGAACAGAGCTGCCGCCCGGTTATGCGTTAACGTTTGGTGTGAGTGGAAGGACCGGTACGATAGGTGGGAAGGAGATTGTTTTAGCGGCGGAGGAGCTGGCGAAGAGGCAATAA
- a CDS encoding sorting nexin-4 yields the protein MDQDGFHSIAWDDAPSSNPPLSGPSPSQSPFEEGFESISPSSAQLPISEQYEGYDNPKAGGAGEVAVALDRRERLGGHEVDGSIWNGKWMDVQVREPAKEHEGSKDMYVSYAVKTETSLPTFRKPLTVVRRRFQDFVFLREHLVKNFPACVVPPIPDKHRLEYIKGDRFSPEFVERRRLDLQRFADRIARHPTLQRSQLVNDFLQSTEWSVAKHHHISHPPPESHTSLIDSLSDTFINAFSRVRKPDARFVEMTEELERFEEGLTGVERVVGRGKSRVDDLAADYQDMAAAYQGLGYLESGITEPLNRFAEKMLDFSTLLKHMNNTTIEPFLSSSHSLLSYSATHRNVIKLRDQKQLDFEELSAYLSAIVSERDRLAALSSGHTAAPVGLGTYLRDQVDKLRGTDDIHTRRERMRKMDGKIRELQDAVTLAHETSNAFSEEVIKEHAYFELEKKQEMKDALQAYADGQVEMLQQAMDDWDRIIPLLQRIRVDV from the exons ATGGACCAGGACGGATTCCACTCAATCGCATGGGATGACGCTCCCTCAAGCAACCCTCCTCTGTCTGGCCCGTCTCCATCTCAATCACCATTTGAAGAGGGCTTCGAATCCATCTCACCGTCCTCCGCACAACTGCCGATTTCAGAGCAGTATGAAGGCTACGATAACCCAAAGGCTGGTGGAGCTGGGGAGGTTGCGGTGGCATTGgataggagggagaggcTGGGGGGTCACGAAGTTGATGGATCAATCTGGAATGGGAAATGGATGGACGTGCAGGTCAGGGAACCTGCTAAGGAGCACGAAGGGAGTAAGGATATGTACGTTTCGTACGCTGTCAAGACAGAG ACGAGCCTTCCGACATTCAGAAAGCCTCTCACAGTTGTCCGAAGGCGATTTCAGGACTTCGTCTTTCTACGAGAACATCTCGTCAAGAACTTTCCAGCTTGCGTCGTGCCTCCGATCCCTGATAAGCATCGTTTAG AATACATCAAGGGAGACAGATTCTCACCCGAGTTTGTCGAACGTCGCCGATTGGA TTTGCAACGATTCGCGGATAGGATAGCACGCCATCCCACTCTTCAACGCAGCCAACTTGTCAACGACTTCCTTCAAAGCACAGAATGG AGCGTGGCCAAGCACCACCACATctcccatccacctccTGAATCCCACACGTCTCTCATAGACTCTTTGTCTGACACCTTTATCAATGCTTTCTCCCGGGTTCGTAAGCCAGATGCGAGATTTGTGGAGATGACcgaagagttggagaggtttgaagaaggccTGACTGGGGTGGAAAGGGTAGTTGGGCGAGGAAAGAGTCGGGTTGATG ACCTGGCGGCTGATTATCAGGACATGGCGGCTGCTTATCAAGGGTTAGGGTACCTCGAATCAGGGATCACCGAGCCGCTCAACCGCTTTGCAGAGAAGATGCTGGACTTTTCCACTCTGCTCAAACACATG AACAACACGACCATCGAACcattcctctcttcctcacatTCACTCCTCTCCTACTCTGCCACCCATCGTAACGTCATCAAACTCCGAGATCAAAAGCAACTCGACTTTGAAGAACTCTCTGCCTATCTCTCGGCAATCGTGTCAGAACGTGATCGCCTTGCAGCCCTTTCCTCAGGTCATACTGCCGCTCCTGTAGGGCTCGGAACGTATCTTCGCGATCAGGTGGATAAATTGCGCGGAACAGATGACATCCATACCCGGCgggaaaggatgagaaagatggatgggaaaaTCAGGGAATTGCAAGATGCTGTGACGTTGGCGCATGAGACGAGTAATGCGTTTTCGGAAGAGGTTATCAAGGAGCATGCGTACTTCGAActggaaaagaagcagGAAATGAAGGACGCGTTGCAGGCGTATGCGGATGGGCAGGTAGAGATGCTGCAACAGGCGATGGATGACTGGGATCGC ATTattccacttcttcaacgaATACGCGTAGACGTTTGA
- a CDS encoding cytoplasmic protein, producing the protein MSATYSNRSFSVYNVPPQLLETLAVRSIQAQNSDQQQSTLPTSASTLAAAAPPPAGTGISCQTCPQAEFDTIEEQRAHFKSDWHRYNVKVKLNASGKAISLEEWDNMVEGISSISGSASSTSGSETSKVARLLKNQTLDESDDGSSAAAELADRQRRAHLRTAVIWFSPSAPVPELNIPKDTQFGVHRALFPPYEKAGDYLDELRRMQLTGDEEEDGERRLTFLMVAGGHFAGMVVGIRPRGKTEKQDVKGAGDVRVLKHKTFHRYTTRKKQGGSQAINDNNKSKAISAGAMLRRYGEQALQEEIRALLIDWADDIHASERIFIRASTHGKKSFWGYEDAPLEKNDERIRTFPFPTRRPTLQELLRCWHELTRVRVSHLSEEALKQQDEAYIASLQPKTQTKVKPAPAPVKEVKPLAPKISAEEEARLDRWKRLDEMVRKGRINALKPFWEKYSEEFLFSPPALSSLSPEEQSQYTQPYLLSAASSSSQPEVLTYFLSELKFNPTLAVPGDVLKRPYDLASSKVIRDIYRKVAYDNPDLWDWKAARVPPGLSEEMEAEQREKKAGRRKGLKEKLKEREKARQEAEAREAQEEEEKRLETEKREREKPTRLGVSGPQKLGGGSAEGLAGLSAEMRMQIERERRARAAEARFGSR; encoded by the exons ATGTCGGCAACCTACTCAAATAGGTCCTTTTCGGTATACAATGTACCCCCACAGCTTCTCGAAACTCTCGCTGTCCGGTCTATCCAAGCACAAAACAGCGACCAGCAGCAGTCCACTCTCCCTACGTCAGCGTCTACCTTGGCTGCAGCAGCGCCGCCTCCCGCCGGTACTGGTATCAGTTGTCAGACATGTCCTCAGGCGGAATTTGATACTATTGAAGAGCAACGGGCGCATTTCAAAAGTGACTGGCATCGATATAATGTGAAGGTCAAGCTAAATGCAAGTGGCAAGGCTATCAGCCTTGAGGAGTGGGACAATATGGTTGAAG GTATTTCATCAATATCGGGAAGTgcatcttccacctctgGATCCGAAACGAGCAAAGTGGCTCGACTACTCAAGAACCAAACACTCGATGAATCAGATGACGGCTCTTCTGCCGCTGCCGAACTAGCTGACCGGCAACGTCGAGCTCATCTTCGCACAGCGGTCATTTGGTTCTCCCCTTCTGCTCCTGTTCCTGAGCTAAATATACCGAAAGACACACAATTCGGCGTTCACCGAgctctctttcccccttATGAAAAGGCTGGTGACTATCTGGATGAATTGAGAAGAATGCAACTGACaggcgacgaagaagaggatggggagaggaggttgacGTTTTTGATGGTTGCAGGAGGACATTTTGCAGGAATGGTCGTTGGGATAAGACCGAGGGGCAAAACGGAGAAGCAAGACGTAAAAGGAGCGGGAGACGTGAGGGTTCTGAAACACAAGACTTTCCATCGTTATACTA CCCGTAAGAAGCAAGGTGGATCTCAGGCAATTAACGACAACAACAAGTCAAAAGCCATCTCTGCCGGTGCCATGCTCCGCAGATACGGTGAACAGGCCCTTCAAGAAGAAATTCGCGCGCTTCTTATCGACTGGGCCGACGACATCCATGCTTCGGAGCGTATCTTCATCCGTGCCAGTACGCATGGCAAAAAATCTTTTTGGGGCTACGAAGACGCTCCGCTCGAGAAGAATGATGAACGAATAAGAACGTTCCCTTTCCCTACGAGGAGACCGACTTTGCAAGAACTGTTGAGGTGTTGGCATGAATTGACAAGGGTTAGAGTTTCTCATTTGAGCGAAGAGGCATTGAAACAGCAAGATGAAGCGTACATCGCTTCGCTCCAGCCCAAGACGCAGACAAAGGTCAAGCCTGCTCCCGCGCCGGTCAAGGAAGTCAAGCCATTAGCACCAAAGATTtcggcggaggaagaggcgagaTTGGacagatggaagagattggaTGAAATGGTACGGAAAGGACGTATCAATGCGTTGAAACCTTTCTGGGAAAAGTACAGCGAAGAATTTCTATTTAGCCCTCCAGCATtgtcttccctttctcccgAAGAACAATCCCAGTACACACAACCTTATCTTCTCTCCGCCgcgtcatcgtcatctcaACCTGAAGTCTTAACATATTTCCTCTCCGAACTTAAATTCAACCCCACCCTCGCCGTCCCTGGTGACGTGTTAAAACGCCCATACGACCTCGCCTCATCCAAAGTTATTAGAGATATCTACCGTAAAGTCGCATACGACAATCCAGACCTGTGGGACTGGAAAGCAGCGCGCGTGCCACCAGGACTGAgcgaggaaatggaggcagagcaaagggagaagaaagccggaaggagaaaggggttgaaggaaaagctcaaggagagggagaaggctAGACAGGAGGCAGAGGCGAGAGAagcgcaagaagaggaggagaaacgattggagacggagaagcgagagagggagaaacCGACGAGGTTGGGTGTGAGCGGTCCGCAGAAGTTGGGTGGGGGTTCAGCCGAGGGGCTGGCCGGGCTGAGTGCGGAGATGAGAATGCAgattgaaagagaacgGAGAGCTAGGGCTGCAGAGGCGCGGTTCGGGAGCAGATAG
- a CDS encoding calmodulin encodes MAEQLTKEQIAEFKEAFSLFDKDGDGTITTKELGTVMRSLGQNPTQAELEDMINEVDADGNNSIDFAEFMTLMARKMHDTDSEEEIREAFKVFDKNNDGHISAAELKHVMTNLGEKLTDAEISEMIREADKDGDGMIDYNEFVTMMVAK; translated from the exons ATGGCTGAACAACTT ACTAAGG AACAAATTGCCG AGTTCAAGGAGGCTTTCTCTTTGTTCGACAAGG ACGGAGATGGAACTATCACTACCAAGGAGCTCGGTACCGTTATGCGATCTCTCGGCCAGAACCCTACTCAAgctgagcttgaagacATGATCAACGAG GTTGATGCCGACGGCAACAATTCTATCGACTTTGCCGAATTCATGACTCTTATGGCTAGGAAGATGCATGACACCGACtccgaggaggagattcGAGAAGCCTTCAAG GTTTTCGACAAGAACAATGACGGTCACATTTCTGCTGCCGAGTTGAAGCACGTCATGA CCAACCTTGGTGAGAAGCTCACAGACGCCGAAATCAGCGAAATGATTCGAGAGGCGGACAAGGACG GTGACGGGATGATCGACTACAACGAGTTTGTTACTATGATGGTCGCCAAA TAA
- a CDS encoding chlorophyll synthesis pathway protein BchC gives MVAKEMNALLYSEPRKFEITKVPVPEIGPEEVLLKVDICGVCGTDQHIHEGEFIAKFPLVPGHEAVGRIVAMGDKVKGFDVGDRIAADVGETCGYCHYCRKGTELFCENFAPAGVARDGGFADYIKYHFAKCYKIKNLSDEEATLLEPASCAIHGMDVLKMPFGARVLLIGAGPTGLILAQLMKMGGASHITIAANAGIKMDIARKVEAADEYIDLDRSNPGPQWAKLKEDNPYGFDVVAEATGVESLVNDAINYVTRGGTLLVYGVYEDKARLPGWSPTDIFVNEKRIIGSFSQTYCFPRAIDLLDSGKIKTTGMVTDVFPLSDYQGALDKMASRKALKIAIKPEHKD, from the exons ATGGTCGCCAAGGAGATGAACGCCCTCTTGTACTCCGAG CCTAGGAAGTTCGAGATTACGAAGGTTCCCGTGCCCGAAATCGGCCCCGAGGAGGTCCTCTTAAAGG TCGATATCTGTGGTGTTTGTGGTACCGACCAGCACATCCACGAAGGCGAGTTCATTGCCAAATTCCCT TTGGTTCCTGGCCATGAAGCCGTTGGCCGAATCGTCGCTATGGGTGACAAGGTGAAGGGATTCGACGTTGGTGACCGTATTGCTGCCGATGTCGGAGAAACCTGCGGTTACTGCCACTATTGCCGAAAGGGTACCGAACTTTTCTGTGAGAACTTCGCCCCCGCTGGTGTTGCCCGAGACGGTGGTTTCGCCGACTACATCAAGTA CCACTTCGCCAAGTGCTACAAGATCAAGAACCTCTCCGACGAGGAGGCTACCCTTCTCGAACCCGCCTCTTGTGCTATCCACGGTATGGACGTCCTCAAGATGCCTTTCGGCGCTCGAGTTCTCCTGATCGGTGCCGGCCCTACCGGTCTTATTCTTGCCCAGCTCATGAAGATGGGCGGGGCTTCCCACATCACCATCGCTGCCAACGCCGGTATCAAGATGGACATTGCTAGGAAGGTCGAGGCTGCCGACGAGTACATTGACTTGGACAGGAGCAATCCTGGTCCCCAATGggccaagctcaaggaggACAACCCTT ACGGTTTTGACGTTGTCGCCGAAGCCACTGGTGTCGAGTCTCTTGTCAACGACGCTATCAACTACGTCACCCGAGGCGGTACTCTTCTTGTCTACGGTGTCTACGAGGACAAGGCCCGTCTCCCCGGATGGTCACCCACCGACATTTTCGTCAATGAGAAGCGAATTATCGGTTCCTTCTCCCAGACTTACTGTTTCCCCCGAGCTATTGACCTTCTCGACTCTGGCAAGATCAAGACCACCGGCATGGTCACTGATGTCTTCCCTCTCAGCGACTACCAGGGTGCTTTGGACAAGATGGCGAGCAGGAAGGCTTTGAAGATTGCGATCAAGCCCGAACACAAGGACTAA